From bacterium, the proteins below share one genomic window:
- a CDS encoding DUF2442 domain-containing protein, with translation MLKVIHVEPIDSYKLKVNLSDGQSGTFDVSPYLNKGVFRELKNKDYFSTVRVAFGGIVWPHEQDFSADTISYEMERI, from the coding sequence ATGCTTAAAGTAATACATGTGGAGCCGATAGATAGCTATAAGTTAAAAGTTAATTTATCTGATGGCCAATCTGGAACCTTCGATGTTTCCCCGTATTTAAATAAAGGCGTATTTAGAGAACTAAAAAACAAAGACTATTTTTCAACAGTAAGGGTTGCCTTTGGTGGCATAGTTTGGCCTCACGAACAAGACTTTAGTGCAGATACTATCTCATATGAAATGGAACGAATTTAA
- a CDS encoding DUF4160 domain-containing protein, with product MPTISMFYGIIVYMFCFDDRKHHLPHIHAHYGEHSAIISIDDGEIIEGNLPKKKLKLVQAWIEIHNEDLLADWKLAIDGQELFKIDPLK from the coding sequence ATGCCTACCATATCAATGTTCTATGGAATCATCGTTTATATGTTTTGTTTTGATGATAGAAAGCATCATCTTCCGCACATTCATGCCCACTATGGAGAGCATAGTGCCATAATATCCATTGATGATGGTGAGATTATTGAAGGTAATCTACCAAAGAAGAAGCTTAAACTGGTTCAAGCATGGATTGAAATACACAATGAAGATTTGCTGGCTGATTGGAAATTGGCTATTGATGGTCAAGAGTTATTCAAGATTGATCCACTTAAATAA